aattgtaaTCCCCAGTAGGGTTGTAATCCAACTTTAGTCCATTTAtttgttttggggggggggggaggagctTGACTTCCAAGTTAGCAATGATCCCTCCCTCTGGTCTGCCCATCACATGGCCTTGGCAACATCACAACCAAACCCAACCAAACCAAACAACGCAATCTCGTAAATACCTCCATTCCCAAGGGCATTTCTGTCATACCATCCCCTTATAAAGACTCAGCACTCTCGTTCGCTTCTCCCCAACTCAAACTTCTCACGCTGCTCTTCGTATAAGCTACGCCGCACAGCAGCAACAGGCTCCCCGTTTGcccggaaaaaaaaaatgtcaccgTTTACCGGAAAGTCCAACAAGATCGGCCACATTGTCAGAGTCCGGCAGATGCTGCTGCGGTGGAGGAAGAAGGCGGCCGCCGCGGCGGGGAGAGTTCCGGCGGACGTGCCGGCGGGACACGTGGCGATCTGCGTGGGGAGCGAGTGCCGGAGGTTCGTCGTGCGAGCGTCCTATCTGAACCATCCGGTTTTCCGGCGAGTCCTGGCTCAGGCCGAGGAAGAGTACGGGTTCGCCAACCAGGGGCCCCTGGCCCTGCCCTGCGA
This window of the Diospyros lotus cultivar Yz01 chromosome 5, ASM1463336v1, whole genome shotgun sequence genome carries:
- the LOC127802491 gene encoding auxin-induced protein 6B-like, with the protein product MSPFTGKSNKIGHIVRVRQMLLRWRKKAAAAAGRVPADVPAGHVAICVGSECRRFVVRASYLNHPVFRRVLAQAEEEYGFANQGPLALPCDESLFLEILRVVSRAKTNSDFQRCSHVDRLGVPAESRPLVRGFPDKSVY